In Microbacterium foliorum, the following proteins share a genomic window:
- a CDS encoding epimerase: protein MTDPTSRSAGPVVIGGSTGFMGQYLIPRLRSAGREVITISRSGADISWGDQAAIDRAVDGASLVIGLAGKSVNCRYTPENRAAIFRSRLDTTASLSSAISRAASPPPLWINSSTATIYRHAEERPMTESSGEIGTGFSVEVAKAWERALFADDLPHTRRVALRSAIVLGHGGVLGPLKRLARLGLGGAQYDGRWPISRARRAAGTVHHPGARRGRQRFSWVHVEDIARIIDFLEVTPTLDGPVNAASPNPTDNADFMATVRRLLGARIGPPMPRWMLELGAIGIRTETELILKSRWVIPEKLTVAGFEFAYAHLEDALRESFDLERVD from the coding sequence GTGACAGACCCGACGTCCCGCTCGGCAGGCCCCGTCGTGATCGGCGGCTCGACCGGGTTCATGGGGCAGTACCTGATCCCGCGCCTGCGGTCGGCGGGCCGTGAGGTCATCACGATCTCGCGTTCGGGCGCCGACATCTCCTGGGGCGACCAGGCGGCGATCGATCGCGCCGTCGACGGCGCATCGCTCGTGATCGGCCTGGCGGGCAAGAGCGTGAACTGCCGCTACACACCCGAGAATCGCGCAGCGATCTTCCGCTCGCGCCTCGACACCACCGCGTCGCTGAGCTCCGCCATCTCGAGAGCCGCGAGTCCTCCCCCGCTGTGGATCAACTCGTCGACGGCGACGATCTACCGCCATGCGGAAGAGCGACCCATGACCGAGTCGTCGGGCGAGATCGGCACAGGATTCTCCGTCGAGGTCGCGAAGGCGTGGGAGCGCGCCCTGTTCGCGGACGATCTGCCGCACACGCGCCGGGTGGCCCTGCGCAGCGCGATCGTGCTGGGCCACGGCGGCGTGCTCGGCCCGCTGAAGCGACTGGCCCGGCTCGGGCTCGGTGGGGCACAGTACGACGGTCGGTGGCCGATCAGTCGTGCCCGCCGGGCCGCCGGCACCGTGCACCATCCCGGAGCACGCCGCGGGCGGCAGCGGTTCAGCTGGGTGCACGTCGAGGACATCGCCCGCATCATCGACTTCCTCGAGGTGACGCCGACCCTCGATGGGCCGGTGAACGCGGCCTCCCCGAACCCGACGGACAACGCCGACTTCATGGCGACCGTGCGGCGGCTGCTCGGTGCGCGCATCGGCCCGCCGATGCCGCGGTGGATGCTCGAGCTCGGCGCCATCGGCATCCGCACCGAGACCGAGCTGATCCTCAAGAGCCGATGGGTCATCCCCGAGAAGCTCACGGTCGCCGGATTCGAGTTCGCGTACGCGCACCTCGAAGACGCTCTGCGGGAGTCGTTCGACCTCGAGCGCGTCGACTAG
- a CDS encoding aldo/keto reductase, whose protein sequence is MKTIPFGSATAPAVVAGMMRIDDKDDAQIRELYDTARSAGIDFFDHADIYGGSMHFCERRFAEALGLSAVERDEIVLQTKCGIHPAEGAFDFSYEHIVRQVEGSLAALRTDHIDVLLLHRPDALVEPEEVARAFDELEAAGKVRAFGVSNHTPRQIDLLRTAVTQPLVANQLQLSITHAPILAQPVAANMAGEDQSVVRDGGGIVEYCRINGIAIQAWSPFQGGFFTGVFLGNPEYAELNGVIDRLAASYGVAPIAIATAWITRHPAKMQVVLGTTTPQRVQDAAAGADIELTRAEWYELFRAAGHLLP, encoded by the coding sequence ATGAAGACCATCCCGTTCGGATCCGCCACCGCCCCCGCCGTCGTCGCCGGAATGATGCGCATCGACGACAAGGATGACGCTCAGATCCGCGAACTCTACGACACGGCCCGCAGCGCGGGCATCGACTTCTTCGACCACGCCGACATCTACGGCGGGAGCATGCACTTCTGCGAGCGTCGCTTCGCCGAGGCACTGGGACTGAGCGCCGTCGAGCGCGACGAGATCGTGCTGCAGACCAAGTGCGGCATCCACCCCGCTGAGGGTGCGTTCGACTTCTCGTACGAGCACATCGTCCGTCAGGTCGAGGGGTCCCTCGCGGCGCTGCGCACCGACCACATCGACGTGCTGCTGCTGCACCGTCCGGACGCGCTGGTCGAACCCGAAGAGGTCGCCAGGGCGTTCGACGAGCTCGAGGCCGCAGGCAAGGTGCGCGCTTTCGGTGTCTCGAACCACACCCCTCGGCAGATCGATCTGCTCCGTACCGCGGTCACGCAGCCACTGGTGGCCAATCAGCTGCAGCTCTCGATCACACACGCGCCGATCCTCGCGCAGCCCGTCGCGGCGAACATGGCCGGAGAAGACCAGAGCGTCGTCCGCGACGGTGGCGGCATCGTCGAGTACTGCCGTATCAACGGCATCGCGATCCAGGCCTGGTCGCCGTTCCAGGGCGGCTTCTTCACAGGTGTCTTCCTCGGCAACCCCGAGTACGCGGAGCTCAACGGTGTGATCGATCGACTGGCGGCGTCGTACGGAGTCGCGCCGATCGCGATCGCGACCGCATGGATCACGCGTCACCCCGCCAAGATGCAGGTCGTGCTCGGAACCACGACTCCGCAGCGGGTGCAGGATGCTGCTGCGGGTGCCGATATCGAGCTCACCAGGGCCGAATGGTACGAGCTCTTCCGCGCGGCCGGGCACCTGCTGCCGTAG
- a CDS encoding PLD nuclease N-terminal domain-containing protein, which yields MPFLFSLLVIALMVAAMVDIIRKDDAQVRYLPKMAWVIIVILLPLIGSLLWFAIGREYSEAGLRIPRIPRTRTAARPAARQPEPRTAPPVDARSTEQQIADLDREIEEWRLRQEIEKRRREEGDSSSGAADAPR from the coding sequence ATGCCGTTCCTGTTCTCGCTCCTCGTTATCGCGCTGATGGTCGCCGCGATGGTGGACATCATCAGGAAAGATGACGCGCAGGTGAGGTACCTGCCGAAGATGGCATGGGTCATCATCGTGATCCTGCTGCCGCTGATCGGCAGTCTGCTGTGGTTCGCGATCGGCAGGGAGTACTCCGAGGCGGGTCTTCGGATCCCTCGGATCCCCCGCACGCGGACGGCCGCTCGACCCGCGGCGCGCCAGCCAGAACCTCGCACGGCGCCGCCGGTCGACGCCCGCAGCACCGAGCAGCAGATCGCCGATCTCGATCGTGAGATCGAGGAGTGGCGGCTGCGTCAGGAGATCGAGAAGCGCAGGCGCGAGGAGGGGGACTCGTCGAGCGGCGCCGCTGACGCTCCTCGCTAG